CGTCATTCCTATTCCAGACACATACTTCGAGTGGTGTCCCACCAACAAGGTTCTCAACAGGTGTAAATGCGAAGGTTCATGCGCCGATCCTACATGTACTGAATCATGCTCTAGTACACCCACTTGCGTTTGTCCCGATGGGTTCTTGATGGACGGGGAAGGTTGTTTACCTAGAGAGGAATGTGGTTGCTTCATAGAGGAAGCAAAGAACCACCAAGGAGTAGTCCTAGCGGTAAGATGTCATTTCCTAAATGTTTACGTATCAAACTAATGTATACTTAGGAGAAAAGCCGGAACTAAACAGTTGGTATGGTGCTTGAAATGATTAACTTAAACCGTCAAATCTTTACTATACAGCTGCTCTAATTTTAATGGAGGAATGTTATTGCTATTGCACTGCTCATTATGCCTCGACATAAAACATTGAGTATTCCCATTGAAGGATACTAGTCATGTATCTACTTGAAAACGCTTACCGCTTTATCTCCTTAGGAAGGTGAAGTATATGTGAACCCTTCTTGTACTAAGCGATGTTCTTGCAGTAGTGGTCTGTTGAGCTGTGACGATACATACCGGTGCAGTCCCAATGGTAACTGTGAGAAACGACAACGCATATTACAGTGTTACTGTAACACAGGGTACACGGGCGATGGACTCCTGTGTACTCAAGCCACTACCACCGACTGTGGTAGATTGAGAGGAGAAATATCGAATCGCAAGCAAAATATACAACCAGCTGGGTGGACATCTGCACCATTTCAGGTCACGTGCGATGTCACAGATGGAGGAGGCTGGTTGGTATGTCATTCATCGTCTACTtaaattttcgttattttaaGGATAAATATTGGTAACGTTCCATTCACTTAAATTTCATAGCCATTATTGTACTTCTCATCAGTTTCAATGCTGATTATAGTAGGTAATGTAGTGGTCCATCTGGACGCTATAAGATATTCAATCTCACCATAAAAGGTTGTTGACATCGAAACTTAGTCTGGAAAGTTTCCTGTTTTAATGTAGGGAACTGGGGTAGTGGAGTTGAGAATCTTTCAAGTTGATTGGTTTTCGTTTCCAGTATCGTGGAAGACTTTTCTGATTTGAATAACTCAGTCATTTTACCATAATTATTGTTTAAAGTAAGTCCAGATTATATATTCGAGCAAACTAGAGAGTCATGTTTATTTCGCCCTATATAGACGATAATAAGAGCGATTGATTAATGGAGTTCTATTTACAATGTACAATTCTAGTTGCTTTTGACATGTATTTTTCGTTCTTATTTGAAAAGTAACATTATTGCGTGAAGAGATTTTTAAATCGAAATTCGATCCTAAATTCATTTCTTCATATTCATGTAAAATACAAGCTCCACTTCTACCGTCCGAGAAGCAATGAGTTTTGCATCTGAATTAATAccaagtttatgaaaattatgaTTACCCTTGCAGCGAATAGTTACCGTTTAttcctttacaaatatttactaCCAGATTAATGTTGATAACAAGCTTTTTCAATCATTAagtcctttttcttttaattacttAACTTACAGGTTTTTCAACGCCGTGTTGATAGTAGTGTTGACTTTTACTTATACTGGGACGATTACAAAGATGGTTTTGGCGACGTCGATGGAAATttctggcttggaaatgacAAACTTGCAGCGTTGACGAGCCAAACCCAATATGAACTAAGAATAGACTTTGTTTCTAAATCTGGAAAACATTACTATGCAAAGTACAGTTCCTTCAACGTAGGCAATGAGGAAACTAATTACTTACTCAGCGTCAGTGGTTATGACTCTTCCAGTACAGTAGGTgagttcttcttcttctttcccaACTACATTTTATGATCTGATGTGTCTGGTACGTACTTCTTTCAGCggttatgaaatatgaaaaatgcgTAATCACCATTTACTAGTAACAATGTGATTAGCCGTTTAAGGTCTGCAGTTTTGGCATATTCGACTATAGACTTGATCTACATTCAAATCATTTTTGGAAAGTTACCACAAGCTAGAAGCTTTAAAGATAGACAGAGGAAACTAATATTAACATGTCATAGTACGTAACAACGTCAATTCAACATGAATTAACTGTATAGAGATGACTTGATGTATACAAGATCTTTCGGATATCGGATAAACCTCttagatatttattttaaatgtaactGTTCGTCGTAGATTCTCACCACATCCAATCTACCAGGTTCGACATATGTAATATGTTTTTAGCATGCCGTAACGTTCCAGTGTATATGACATTAAATACCAACTTTAGGTGTGAAGTAAAATACATAGAGCAACTTAAATGTATAACAAATTGTTGATATGAAATATTCTTTATGTGATTGGGAGAACATTGTAATTTGATTTTGTAACGGCTGCAACCTGTCACTTTGATTTAGTTTTCAGATTTTcagaaaataaatcataaaacaatAGTCTAGCAATATCATATTCCAAAATGTTATACTATGGATTCACAATGGTTAACTAAAGCATAATGATTATCAAGAGAGATAGGAGTTATTCATTTTGGAAATATCCAGAATGGTATAATTGATAACTTAAACCcgaaaggaaataaatacaaactGGGTCAATGTCATACAGTCATTGTTATGCAGaacaattataatatataaagttAATAATTTCATTTAGTTTGATATAATGAACGAAATGCAAACACTTATTCAATCAACTGTTTTATGTTAAGTACCTCCACTGGCTCATGCCGATAGCTAAGGGTCAGTTTTTTTCCCTACCAAATATTAGTGCTATGACAAATATTGGAGCAAAATAACAGTCAATATGTACACGCATCATATCTTCTCTATTACCATTACTTATACAAAAATGCTGAGATGTATGCACGATAACATGTTTAGACCTGTCATAATATCACACAATAACTCATACAGAGTGCAGCTCCTGGTTACAAAAAACTAGACAAAGGTATTAAGAGCAAAACTATCAGATTTTTGTAAGAGACTAATTAAGAGCTCCATGAACCCCCTTTTCTCCTTACCTAGGTTACAACGCTATGGATGATATCAACGGTGCTGAATTCTCTACACGAGATGAGGACAACGACGACTATACTAGTTTAGACCTAACCGAATATTTTACTAGCGGATGGTGGCACGATGATTATTATAACTATGATTCTTCTtcttattactattattatgcTGATTATGATTGTGACCTCAATGCACCGTACACTGGATCTTATACCATCTATTGGGATCAGTTCCCTGgcggaaaaaaaaacataaggtcaacagaaatgaaaatacgACCTCGAATCTGATGAAATGTCGAAGAAACCAAGCAAACAAAGTGCACAAAATACACCGTGAATGTTTTTTCGTCCGAATACCGTTACCACTTATACTGTGAATAACTAATTCAAAATTGATTCCCTAATAGAAATGATTTAGTAAATAAAGTCCATCCTACTATATGGATTCGTAATCTTCAAATATTCCATACGTTCGCTGGCCAGATTAATCCAGATAACAATAAACTACCTGGACAAAAAAGAAGAGTTGGCGATGTTATGTAATTACAGACACGCTTGAAGACTGATAGAACCAGAATGGAATTTTCGAAATACTCTGACTATATTGTAGATTTCAGATAAATCAGTATTCTCACTGGAAAAAgaaaatgcattgtaaacacTTGTGAACCACTGTGGATAACGATTTCAAAACGCTGAAATATTTTGGATAGAGACTTGACAAAACTGAATAATCAAAACTTTGacataatatgaaatatatgttaaaataaatatgcatgaacaaataagaaataaagtATGCTGCATTGTTGTCTTTTTACTATTAAAACGTCCACATATTGTTTCTATGTCAAATGACTAGCACAAACGATATTTTATTGACTCATACAAATGTGCTATACGTTTACCTAACAAATCATTACCAACTAAAAGTTTATTACTTTCATGAGGTTTGTGCCTGTATGAATTGGCTGATAAATGCATCCATGTGTTTTACAGAGCCTCTAGCATTGAAAAGAAAAGACcaaaaacattattattattttcccgACGATTTTATTACTTAGTAAAATGTCATTGGCGTGAGAAAACTTTTTTCGGGAGATATGTATTGAAGTATACtgtacaaacaaatttaatactGGTCTTATAAAGTAGTCAGTAGATTTCCGACTGGGATTTTAGTCGGTTAAACACTTAAATTCCCATACTCACAATcaagttttcaaattctttgAAAACGTTCAATACAATTGCTTTATCGCCGCTCGAAAGAATATATGTCTATCAAATGTACAAAAGTTTGATAATTAAACATGCCTCATGGGAAACCGCTGAGTTTCTGAGATAAAAATCTCGGAAACTATGAAATAGTTGTGGCTTGAGGAAAGCGTCGCCATTTCGAGATACAATAGTCGAAGTTTCCAAAATAATGTCGATAGTTGGAGAATAAAGACAACTTACAATTTTGGATACATTACCGTAATCAAAACTTTCAGATAAAATGGAGACTACAACCATGGATAACTTATCTTTCCCTCGAGAACATCAGGAAGATTTTATCTTGAACTCATGCATCAATGAAAGAAGCTTCATCGTTGACCTTGAAAAGACGGACAGGAAAGTCAAACAGAGATATCAATATACATTTGATGCAGGATTCTAATTGAGAACGTTGTCTTTAACATACGACCTGTGTTAACGACCTGTTTACGACCTGCAGTGTAAGCCGAGTTTCCGAATGTGGACAATAAAtttcattcaattcaattcaattcaattataCACATTGCGAGCACTTTAAATCACAATTTACATTCTTTGTGTAACACTTTATTCGTTTTTTGGCggacaaaaatattgaaaataataattttacataCCTAACAAGGACCTACATAGGTTCGACTACCGACGTGTGACAACTGACTGGAATATATCTATAAGTGTAAGAATTCTCTAAAATGAAGAATGTTGTGTTCATTTATTGACCAGGGTTAAATGTATTCTTTCAATATATTCTAAGTAACAGATTTGTTGGAATTTCATGCCAGCAGTCGGCACTGGGATAATTCCGCGACCGTGTCCTTTTTTTTTCGTATTTAGCTAGTTCCGAAAAATGAGAATTACAATTTTCGgtttttatctatttatttttctaaGACACCTTCATAATAACCAGGTCCTTTCCTCGGtacaatttctttcttcttcacaTCATACATGAGATGTATCATGTCTTACCTTTGCTTAATGCGCTGATAGTTGAAAACCTTTGTAAGTCAATTAAATCTTGCTGCTAACGTAGTAGCTGCAAACAACGAGATCGGATacaatattcataaaaaaacgTCTTCTATTAAAGCAGCTCTTTGCGTCCTTTTCCTTAATTTTCCTCGTTGaccccacgatgccataacCACTAGCATAACCAGCTTATCTATTAAAATCTAACTTCACTATGGTGGAATAAAAGTCGAACATTTTTACAACATTTGGAGTTTATTTTTCTCGAAGTCAATTTTCCGttatgcatatttaaattatatgaACGTCATTGAATAATGAGGTAATTCATTTTGACTTTGCTGGCGTCGTAAGCAACCCAGTACACCAATATGTTCTAAAACACCATGCTGTATTGTTTATATTCTGTATTGCT
This window of the Apostichopus japonicus isolate 1M-3 chromosome 9, ASM3797524v1, whole genome shotgun sequence genome carries:
- the LOC139973922 gene encoding angiopoietin-1-like, with protein sequence MGVTIRKVTTEASYFFLYQRAEYPRDCHEVLSQCPSSRNDGVYAIKPDGYPEPFEVYCNNSLGDGGWTVIQRRKDSSINFNRTWDEYENGFGFLSHEFWLGNEKISYITNQRKYQLRMDLTTAFGLSFFVTYESFRISDSFSHNKLVSTGGYIGAADTYFEWCPTNKVLNRCKCEGSCADPTCTESCSSTPTCVCPDGFLMDGEGCLPREECGCFIEEAKNHQGVVLAEGEVYVNPSCTKRCSCSSGLLSCDDTYRCSPNGNCEKRQRILQCYCNTGYTGDGLLCTQATTTDCGRLRGEISNRKQNIQPAGWTSAPFQVTCDVTDGGGWLVFQRRVDSSVDFYLYWDDYKDGFGDVDGNFWLGNDKLAALTSQTQYELRIDFVSKSGKHYYAKYSSFNVGNEETNYLLSVSGYDSSSTVGYNAMDDINGAEFSTRDEDNDDYTSLDLTEYFTSGWWHDDYYNYDSSSYYYYYADYDCDLNAPYTGSYTIYWDQFPGGKKNIRSTEMKIRPRI